In Phaeobacter inhibens DSM 16374, the following proteins share a genomic window:
- the plsY gene encoding glycerol-3-phosphate 1-O-acyltransferase PlsY translates to MPPIETAAPVLLLWAVIGYALGSIPFGLLLTRIMGLGNLRTIGSGNIGTTNVLRTGSKKAAALTLLLDGGKGAVAVLLARTLAGEDAAQLAGLAAFLGHCYPIWLKFQGGKGVATFLGLMLALAWPVGIACCLTWLAAAYLSKISSMGALVSAVAAPLWCLLLGAPITTGLAALLAAIILWRHKENIARLRMGTEPKIGQK, encoded by the coding sequence ATGCCGCCTATTGAAACTGCCGCCCCTGTCCTGCTGCTATGGGCCGTGATTGGCTATGCACTGGGGTCTATTCCCTTTGGCCTGCTGCTGACACGGATCATGGGGTTGGGCAATCTGCGCACTATCGGATCGGGCAATATCGGCACCACCAATGTGCTGCGCACCGGCTCGAAAAAAGCCGCCGCGCTGACTCTGCTGCTGGACGGTGGCAAGGGGGCGGTCGCGGTGCTGCTGGCGCGCACGCTGGCGGGCGAAGATGCCGCACAGCTGGCGGGTCTGGCGGCTTTTCTTGGCCATTGCTACCCGATCTGGCTGAAATTTCAGGGCGGGAAAGGCGTTGCCACCTTCCTTGGCCTGATGCTGGCGCTGGCCTGGCCCGTAGGGATCGCCTGCTGCCTGACCTGGCTGGCCGCCGCCTATCTGAGCAAGATCTCCTCAATGGGGGCTTTGGTGTCTGCAGTGGCGGCCCCGCTGTGGTGCCTGCTTCTGGGCGCACCCATAACGACGGGGCTGGCCGCTCTACTGGCCGCGATCATCCTGTGGCGGCACAAGGAAAACATCGCGCGATTGCGCATGGGCACCGAGCCCAAGATCGGACAGAAGTAG
- the pyrC gene encoding dihydroorotase: protein MTTLFTNARLIDPEAGTDSIGAVLVQNGRIAAVDKNGTGSDQLFRTRNIGAEDVTLIDCRGKCLAPGIVDIGVKVCEPGERHKESYKSAGLAAAAGGVTTMVTRPDTTPSIDSPETLEFVTRRAQADAPVNVLPMAALTKGRAGREMTEIGFLMDAGAVAFSDCDHVVADTKVFSRALSYARSCGALVIAHPQEPGLSKGAAATSGKFATLRGLPAVTAMAERMGLDRDIALLEMTGARYHADQITTARALPALQRAKANGLDITAGTSIHHLTLNELDVADYRTFFKVKPPLRSEEDRLALIEALREGLIDTISSMHTPQDEESKRLPFEEAAAGAVALETLLPAALRLYHAEQLDLPTLFRAMALNPAKRLGLDCGRLSQGAPADLVLFDADQPFVMDRFALHSKSQNTPFDGQRMQGRVLATYVAGEPVYRRD from the coding sequence ATGACCACTCTCTTCACCAACGCCCGCCTGATCGACCCTGAGGCCGGAACCGACAGTATCGGCGCGGTTCTGGTGCAGAACGGGCGCATCGCGGCCGTGGATAAGAATGGCACCGGCTCTGACCAATTGTTTCGCACGCGAAACATTGGGGCAGAGGATGTGACCCTTATTGATTGCCGCGGCAAATGTCTGGCCCCCGGCATTGTCGATATCGGCGTGAAGGTCTGCGAGCCGGGTGAGCGCCATAAGGAAAGCTATAAATCTGCAGGTCTCGCGGCGGCGGCGGGTGGGGTCACCACCATGGTGACACGCCCTGACACCACCCCGTCCATCGACAGTCCGGAAACGCTGGAGTTCGTGACCCGTCGCGCGCAGGCCGATGCGCCGGTGAATGTTCTGCCAATGGCCGCCCTGACCAAGGGCCGTGCAGGTCGGGAAATGACCGAGATCGGCTTTCTCATGGATGCGGGCGCGGTTGCCTTCTCCGATTGCGATCACGTGGTCGCCGACACCAAGGTCTTTTCCCGCGCGCTGTCTTATGCGCGCAGCTGCGGCGCGCTGGTCATTGCGCATCCGCAGGAGCCGGGATTGAGCAAAGGGGCTGCGGCAACCTCGGGTAAATTCGCCACTCTGCGCGGGCTGCCCGCCGTCACGGCGATGGCGGAGCGGATGGGGCTGGATCGCGATATCGCCCTATTGGAGATGACCGGCGCCAGATACCACGCCGACCAGATCACCACCGCCCGTGCCCTGCCCGCCCTGCAACGGGCAAAGGCAAACGGGCTGGACATCACCGCAGGCACGTCGATTCACCATCTGACGCTGAATGAGCTGGACGTTGCGGACTACCGCACCTTCTTCAAGGTGAAACCGCCGTTGCGCTCCGAAGAGGACCGTCTGGCGCTGATCGAGGCACTGCGCGAGGGGCTGATTGATACGATCTCCTCCATGCACACGCCACAGGACGAGGAAAGCAAGCGCTTGCCCTTTGAAGAGGCCGCCGCCGGTGCCGTGGCGTTGGAGACACTGCTGCCTGCGGCCCTGCGGCTTTATCATGCGGAGCAGCTCGACCTGCCGACACTGTTTCGCGCGATGGCACTGAACCCGGCCAAACGTCTGGGACTGGACTGTGGCCGTCTGTCCCAAGGTGCTCCTGCTGATCTGGTGCTGTTTGATGCGGACCAGCCCTTTGTGATGGACCGGTTTGCGCTGCACTCGAAATCACAGAACACCCCCTTTGACGGGCAGCGGATGCAAGGTAGGGTGCTGGCAACCTATGTGGCCGGTGAACCGGTCTACCGGAGAGATTGA
- a CDS encoding YHS domain-containing (seleno)protein → MNTVKSLLGGIALSVTLATSALAAGVDVNASSTGLAMQGYDPVAYFNAGEATKGSYKVTATHDDATYWFATEENKALFEATPDAYIPAYGGYCAFGAAMGFKFDGDPHQWKIVDDVLYLNLSKDIQERWSTDIPGFIEKADVNWDEIADAEPAELLQ, encoded by the coding sequence ATGAATACCGTAAAATCCCTTCTGGGCGGGATCGCCCTCTCCGTTACGCTGGCAACCTCCGCGCTGGCCGCTGGCGTTGATGTCAACGCCTCCTCTACCGGTCTGGCCATGCAGGGATATGACCCTGTCGCCTATTTCAACGCCGGTGAAGCGACCAAAGGTTCCTACAAGGTGACCGCCACCCACGACGACGCTACATATTGGTTCGCTACCGAGGAGAACAAAGCCCTGTTTGAAGCCACACCGGACGCCTACATCCCGGCCTACGGCGGCTACTGCGCCTTTGGTGCGGCGATGGGCTTCAAGTTCGACGGCGATCCGCATCAGTGGAAAATCGTCGATGATGTCCTCTACCTGAACCTGTCGAAGGACATTCAGGAACGTTGGAGCACGGACATTCCCGGCTTCATCGAAAAAGCCGATGTGAACTGGGATGAGATCGCTGACGCCGAGCCGGCGGAGCTGCTGCAGTAA